The Caloranaerobacter sp. TR13 genomic interval AATACGTGGTATATTAACCACGTATTATTTGTGTAATATTAATTGTAAGGGGAGATAGCTTTGTGTAGTATAAACATGGATTACATACAAAAATATATAAGAAGTGTTATACCTAGAAGTTCGGAAATCCTAAAAACAATTGAGGATTATGCTAAGAATTATAATGTACCAATAATACATCCTGAAGTTGCACAGTTTATTAGAGTAATAATACAGATAAAAAACCCAAAAAAAATTTTGGAAATCGGTACGGCTATAGGTTATTCTGCTATAGTGATGGCAGAAGCTTCTAAAAGAGATTGTGAAATAATTACAATTGAAAGAAGAGAAGATATGGTTAAGCTGGCAAAAGAGAATTTTGAAAAAGTTGATTTGAATAATAGAATAAGAATATTACATGGTGAAGCACAGGAAATTTTACCTAATATAAAAGAAAAATTTGACCTAATTTTTTTAGATGCTGCTAAGGGTAAATACATGGAATTTCTACCTTATTGTATAGAAAATCTAAATTGTGGAGGAGTTATAATTTCAGACAATGTACTTTTTAAAGGTATGGTTGCTAATGATGAATTAGTAATAAGAAGAAAAAAAACAATTGTAAGAAGAATGAGAGAGTATTTAAAGTATATATGCAATACTCCAATTCTTGAAACGAGCATTATACCTATTGGTGATGGTATTGCTTTAACAATTAAGAAAGATAGGAGGTAAAATGATGAAAAAGCCAGAACTACTGGCACCAGCAGGTGATTTAGAAAAACTTAAGATGGCAATAACTTATGGTGCAGATGCTGTTTATCTTGGTGGGGAAAGATTTGGATTGAGAGCTGGAGCTAGAAATTTTAATATTGAACAATTAAAACAAGGCCTAGAATTTGCTCATAAGAAAGGAAAAAAAGTTTATGTAACATTAAATATAATACCACATAATGAAGATTTTAAAGGTTTAAGAGAATATATAAAAGACTTATATAATTTAGAAGTTGATGCTGTAATTGTATCTGATCCAGGGGTATTTAGCATTGTAAAGGACGTAGCTCCAGATTTTGAAATACATTTAAGTACTCAAGCAAATACAACAAATTATCATACAGCCAACTACTGGTATAAGCAAGGAATTAAAAGAATAGTTGTAGCAAGAGAGCTATCTTTAGAGGAAATTAAAGAAATAATTGATAAAACACCTGATGACTTAGAAATAGAGGCTTTTATTCATGGGGCTATGTGTATATCATATTCTGGCAGATGTTTGTTAAGTAACTATATGATATTTAGAGATGCAAATAGAGGAGCATGTGCACATCCTTGTAGATGGAAATATTATATTATGGAAGAAAAGAGACCAGGTGAATATTTTCCAGTGTTTGAGGATGAAAGAGGAACTTATATTTTTAATTCAAAAGATCTATGTATGTTAAAGCATATCCCAGAATTGATAAATGCTGGGATAAATAGTTTTAAGATAGAAGGACGTATGAAAAGTGCTTATTATGTAGCTACTATTGTAAGATCATATAGAATGGTTATTGATAAATATCTTGCTGATCCAGCAAATTATGTTTATAATGATAAATGGCTGGATGAAATTAAGAAAGCTAGTCATAGAGATTTTACAACAGGGTTCTATTTTGGAAAACCAACCGGTGAAGAACAAGTATATGGGAGTAGTTCATATATAAGAACTTATGATTTTACAGGATTAATTCTTGAGTATGATGAAGACTTAGGAATTGCTACTGTTGAACAGAGAAATAGAATGTTTGTCGGCGATGAGATAGAAGTTTTTGGTCCTAACAAGGAGCATTTTACTCAAACAATTGAAAAAATGTGGGACGAGAATGGAGAGCAGATTGAAGTAGCACCACACCCACAACAGATAGTGAAAATAAAAATGAAACAACCAGTAGAGCCCTGGGATATAATAAGAAAATCTAGAAAGGAATGATAAATTTGAAAAGACCAATTCTAATAGGTATTACAGGAGGAACTGGCTCAGGCAAGAGTACTGTAGCTCAGGAAATTTTTAGTTCTTTACCAGAAAAGAATATTGTAATTATTGAACAGGATTCATATTATAAGGATCAAAGTCATTTAACTTTTGAAGAAAGAATAAAAACTAACTATGATCATCCATTAGCTTTTGATAATGACTTGTTAATTGAACACTTAAACGATTTACTTAAAGGTAAAGCAATTGAGAAACCAATTTATGATTTTGAAGAGCATAATAGAAAAAAAGAAACAGTCAGAGTAGAACCTAAAGATATAATAATATTAGAAGGAATTCTAATATTAGATGATGAAAGAATAAGAAACCTACTAGATATAAAAATATTCGTTGACACAGATGCAGATATTAGAATTATTAGAAGAATTACAAGAGATATTAAAGAACGAGGTAGAACATTAGAATCTGTAATCGAACAATACTTAACAACAGTAAGACCAGCACATATGCAGTTTATTGAACCAAGTAAAAAATATGCTGATATAATTATACCTGAGGGAGGATATAATAAAGTAGCAATAGATTTAATGGTTACAAAAATTAAATCCATAATAGCACAAAAACAAGAATTCTAACTTATACCTCCAATAGATAATGGAAATACTTATATTAGTTATCTATTGGAGGTATTTTTTATGAAGTATAAAAGAAATTTAATACTTTTTTATTGTACAGTATTATTTATTTTTGGATTAATTATTGTAAGACTATTTTATATTCAAATTATTAAAGGAGAAGAATATAAACAAGCAGCAATAAGGCAGAGAACAATGGAAGTTCAAATAAAACCTGCTAGAGGTATGATTTTTGATAGAAATTTAATACCTTTAACAAATAAAGATAAGATTAGAACTATGTTTATATTTAAAAATATATTTAGTGAGAAAGAATTGTCAAAAATAATAGAAACTTTGGTTGATAGAAATTTTATTAAAAAAAATATAATGTTTAATAAAGATAATGTGATAGAAGTTCCACTATATAGCGAAATAGAAGAATTAAAAGAATTAAAAGGAATCTATATCGAAGATAAAATTAAAAGATATGATAAATCAAATATATTATCACATGTTATTGGCTATATTAATAAAAGTGAAAATAAGGGGGAAAGTGGTATTGAGAGGGCTTTTGATAATATATTGAAACTAAATAATTCATATGGAAAAGTTGCTTTGATTGTTGATGGTAAAAAGAAAGTAATACCAGGAATTGGGATGATGAATATAAAAAAGAAAAAAGGTCAAGAAGCTACTGGTGTAAAACTGACAATTGATTATAATATTCAAAAAGTTGTAGAGAAAGTAATGGATTCAGAAAATAAAAATGGAGCTGTAATAGTCGCCGATGTAAAAAGTGGAGATATTTTAGCTATGGTTAGTAGACCTAACTTTAATCAAGAAAATGTTGCAATGTACTTTAATAGTAGAAACATGGAATTATATAATAAAGCAATACAAGTGTCTTATCCTCCTGGTTCTTTATTTAAAATAATCGTACTTGCAGCAGCATTACAAAGTGGAAAGATTGATTTAGATAAAAAGTATATTTGTAAAGGTTATGAAGAAGTAGGCAATATAAAAATAGCTTGCCATTCATATAAAGATGGTGGTCATGGAGAATTAAATTTAGAAGAAGCATTTTATAAATCGTGTAATTCTGTTTTTATTCAAATAGGAAAGATAGTGGGTTCTAAAAAGATAATTCAAACTGCAAAAAAATTTGGGTTTGGAGATATAGTTGATATTGGACTTTTAGAAGAGATCAAGGGTAATTTACCAGAAGGTGATGATATACTCGGGCCGGCCATAGGGAATATATCAATAGGACAAGGAAGTATTGAAGTTACTCCACTTCAGATAACTAATATGATTATTACAATAGCTAATAATGGGATTATGAAAGATATGTCTATCGTGGATAGTATAGTAAATGAGAATGGAAATATTATAAAAAAAATAAAAAGAAATAAATCAAAAAGAGTTTTGGAACCTTATTATGCAAAACTTATACAGGGGTATATGGAAAAAGTGGTTACTATGGGCACAGCTAAAAATATTTCGATGGATGAAATTGGAGGTGCTGCAGGTAAAACGGGTTCAGCTCAAGCTGTTTATAATAAAAGGGAAACTATACATGCTTGGTTTGCTGGATATTTTCCAAAAAAGAAACCTAAATATGCAATTACGGTTTTAATAGAAAATGGTATTTCAGGGGGAAAAACTGCAGCACCAATATTTGAGAAAATAGCCAAAGAAATACAAAAAATTGAATAGATGTACTAGCACACCTTCACTAAAAAAAACATATAATCTAGTAGGACCTTTTATGGAGGTGTGCTTTTTTGATGTTTACGACTTTATTAGCTGTATTAGGAGTACTTCTTAAACCAATTGCTTTATATGCTGGTTATATAACTAATACAAATTCTTTTCCTAATCCCTTAAGTCCTGAAGAAGAAGACAAGTATTTGAGATTATATGAACAAGGAGATGAGAATGCTAAAAATATTTTGATAGAGAGAAATTTAAGATTAGTTGCTCATATAGTAAAAAAATATCATAATACAGGTAAAGAGATTGATGATTTAATATCGATAGGAACGATAGGTTTAATAAAAGCAATTACTACATTTGATAGAAAAAAAGGAACAAGATTAGCGACATACGCAGCTAAATGCATAGATAATGAAATATTGATGTGTATACGTTCATCAAAGAAAATTAAATCTGAGATTTCCTTACAAGACCCTATAGGAATGGATAAAGAAGGTAATGAAATTTCATTAATAGATATATTAGGTACTGATCCTGATGAGGTTGTAGATAAAGTAGATTTGAAAATGCAGGTAAATAAGCTTTATAAGAAAATGGATAAAATATTGAAAACTAGAGAACGAAAAATTATTGAATTAAGATATGGATTAATAAATGGATGTTGTAAAACTCAAAGAGAAATTGCAAAAATGCTAGGAATATCAAGGTCTTACGTATCAAGAATAGAAAAAAGAGCTATAAAAAAATTGAGTAGAGCATTTAATTATAATGAATAAACACTGTATGCAAAGATACAGTGTTTATTTTCCGATTTTAATAAATTTTTTCTAAAACGTATTCAACTACTTTTGCAGGTAAAATTCGTTTAAGTAATGCCACACATTTATATTTGATTCCAACAACAACCCTAATAGGTGGATTTTTGCTATTTAAAATTTTTGCAAATGCATTTACTACAATTTCTGGACCTGGACCATTTAATTCATCTTTTATCATAGTTTCAACAGCTTTCTTATGTCTTTCTTTATACGCTGGATTAATTAAAGCGGCTTTTGCTGTTTTTCTTGAAGAAGTAAAATTTGTTCTTATGTCTCCCGGATCGATCATGGAAACTTTAATACCAAAAGGTTTAACTTCCATTCTAAGACATTCAGTCATTGCTTCCACTGCATATTTAGTTGCACTGTACATGGATTGAAAAGGAAGTGCAATAAAGCCTGCTACAGAACTTATATTTACAATCAAACCTTTGTTTTGCTTTCTCATTATAGGTAGTACATGTCTTATAACTGACATCATTCCAAAAAAATTTGTGTCAAATATTTCATGTGCCTCATCATTGGATATATCCTCGACAGCACCACCTAGAGCATAGCCTGCACAGTTGAGTAAAATATTTATTTGACCTTCATTTTTTAATATATAATCAATAGCTTTTATAATAGATTTTTCTTGTGTTACATCTAAAGGTATCATCTGGATTGTGCCTTCTCTTTTTTCAGAAAGTAAATCAGGGAATGTAGCTTTTCTAGAAGTGCCATAAACTATATATCCATGATTTTTTAAGTATTCAGCACATGCTTTACCCATTCCTGAAGACGCCCCTACTACAAGTGCGACTTTTCCGTATATGTATTTCACAAAACCCCCTCCTTTATTCTATACACAATAAATATTCTATAATTAGAAAAAAAATCCTTTTTATTCGTGCACAATTTTGTGCAAAAAATTTTACTAATTGGAAGGAAAAACTTACAATTTATAGAATATTATATTTAATAATATTAGGAGGGATGGAAATGAGTGTGGTTGAAGAAAAAATAAGTAAGAAATTAGATTCATCTTATTTAAGTTTAGCTGATTTTTATGATATACCAGACAAAGATATTATGGGAAGGGCTAAAGAGTTTAAATTATTTCAGGAAGATATGTATAGTAAAAGGCATTTAAACTATAGAAGAATATCATTAACTGGTTCAGGACCAGTAATGAAAATTATTGATGCGTACACTGGTAAAGAAAGAGAAATGATATATTTAGCTTCGAATGATTACTTAAATTTAACAAAACATCCTAAAGTGATTAAAGCAGGCAAGGAAGCATTATTAAAATATGGTGCAGGTGCTGGAAGTGTACCATTACTAGGTGGAACTTTAGATTTACATATTGAACTTGAGAAAAAAGTAGCTAAATTTAAAGGCTGTGAAGCAGCTATACTTTATACTTCTGGCTTTGGCTCAAACTCAGGTACTTTATTATCTTTGTTAGGAGAGAAGGATATTGCAATATTAGATTTATATGTACATGCAAGTATAATAGATGGTTGTAAGAATACTAATATGAAATTTTTTAAGCATAATGATATGAACTCGCTTGAAAAGGTATTAAAGCGAGTGAAAGATAAATATAGAACAAAGCTAGTAGTAGTAGATGGTGTTTACTCTATGGATGGAGATATAGCACATTTAGATCAAATTGTGGAAATTGCTCATGCTTATGGTGCCTATGTGATGGTTGATGAAGCTCATGCAACAGGTGTCATAGGTGAAAATGGTAGAGGCACTCCTGAATATTTTCATATAGAAGGTAAAGTAGATATTGTAGCAGGAACTTTTAGTAAGGCTTTAGGTGGTGTAGGTGGTTTTATTGCTAGTAATAGCGAATTAATTGAGTTACTACATTATTATTCAAGAACTTATATGTTTTCAACAGCTCCTACACCTCAAGTAACAGGGTCATTAATAGCTGCTTTAGATGTAATTGAAAATGAACCATCTCTTAGGGAACATTTATGGAAAAATATAAAACATATGCGAAAAGGTTTATTAGATTTAGGATTTGATATTGGCAATGCAGAAACTGCTATATTTCCAATTATCATTGGAGATGACTACAAAGTAAAAGAGATGTGTAGAATATGCCATGAGGCTGGAATATATGTAAATCCAGTTTTATATCCAGCAGTACCTAAGAGACTTTCAAGATTAAGAATAAGTATTATGGCTCAGCATACAAAAGAACAATTAGATTATACTTTAGATGTACTAGAAACAGCCGGTAAGAAATTGGGGATAATATAAGATGCAAGCAAGGGAAGATTGACTTCCCTTATTTTTTTATGTAAAGTTTTATAATGAAATATTAAGGTTGATAGTTTTCTTTAAAAATAGAAGTGAATATGTTATATTAGACTTAATGGGAAGAGGTGATTTGATGAGCAAGCTTTTACCAGACTTATATGTTGATACAATATTCGATATTGACTTGATATCATTAAAATCTAAAGGAATTGATTCAATTATAGTTGATATTGATAATACTCTTGTGTCTTGGGAGTCTGAATATGCATCAAAAGAGGTAGTTGATTGGTTTAAAAGAATAAAAGAATTAGGGTTTAAATGTTGCATAGTTTCAAACAATACTAAAGATAGAGTTGTTAAATTTAATAAAAGTATAGAAGTATATGCAATTCATAGAGCGGTTAAACCAAGAAAAAAACCATTTCAAAAAGCGATAAAACTTATGAATACCACTCCTGGTAAAACAGTTGTTATTGGAGATCAAATTTTCACTGATATTTTAGGAGGAAATAGATTAGGAGCATTTACAATTTTAGTAGTACCGATTAGCAAGAAAGAATTTTTATGGACTAGAATTATTCGAAAGTTAGAAAGAAGGATTTTAAGGAAAATTGAGAAGGTGAGCTGACGATGAAAGTTAATTCATTAACAAAACTTTATTGTTTAATTGGAAATCCTATTGTTAAGAGCTTATCACCTACCATACATAATTATATATTTGATAAGGAAAAAGAAAATGCCGTTTATATGGCATTTAACATAGAGAAAAAAGATTTTGAAAATGTAATTAATAGTTTTAAAGCTATTAATGTTAAAGGATTCAATGTAACAATTCCGTATAAAATTGACATTATAAACTTTCTTGATGAGTTGAGTTATGAATCAGAATTAATAGGTGCTGTAAATACTGTTAAAATTGACAACGGAAAACTAATTGGATATAACACAGATGGGTTAGGTTTTTTAAAGACATTTGAAGAAAGGAATATTTCATTAAAAGGTAAGAATATTCTAATTTTAGGTGCAGGTGGTGCAGCCCAATCGATAGCATTAACAGTTGCAAATGAAGGAGCTAACAGCTTAACTATATTGAATAGAACAGTTAGTAAAAGTGAAATACTTGTTAGAAAAATCAAGGACAAATTTCCAGAAATAGAAAGCAGTTATGGTAGCCTAAATGAAACATATATAGACTTTAAAAATATTGATATATTAATAAATTGTACTTCGATAGGAATGTATCCAGAAATTGATAAAGTACCAATAGAAATAAACAAATTTAATAAAAATGTAATTGTATATGACATAATATATAAACCACTAGAAACAGAACTTATTAAATCAGCCAAAAAAGAAGGTATGATTGCTATTGGTGGTTTAGATATGTTGCTTTATCAAGCTCTATTAAGTGATGAGATATGGCTTAATAGAAAATTAGATATAGAAAAAATAAAAGATACACTTAAAAGAAGGATTTTATTAGAAAATGTAGAAGTTATATAATAATTTTTGCATTAAAACATGCTATAAGTATTATGGCTAATAAATAGAAGGTGAAAGTAATGAGTAGAAGTAAAATTCGTTTAGGAGAATTGTTAATTTCAGCAAAAAAAATAACAGAAGAACAATTGAAATCTGCTTTAGAAGAACAAAAAAAAACAGGAAAAAAATTAGGAGAATTACTGGTTGAAAAAGGGTATATAAAAGAGGAAGAAATAATAGAAGTACTTGAATACCAGCTTGGAATTCCTCATATGGATTTAGACAAATACTTTATAGATCCTGAAATACCTAAAATAATACCCGAAAAATTAGCTAGACGACATACTCTAATTCCTATAAGAAAAGAAGGAAATAAGCTTATAGTAGCGATGGCTGATCCTTTAAACATTTTTGCTATTGATGATATAAAGATTGCAACTGGATTAGATATAGAGCCGGTTATTTCAACTAGAAAAAATATACTGAATGCAATAGAGCAATATTATGGTAAAGAAATAGCAGAAAAAGCTGTAGAAGACTTTAAAAAACAGTATAACGTTGATGACATTAATGGAATTGATGAGGAAATTATTACCCAAATTAATAATGCACCTGTAGTAAGATTAATTAATTCTATAATTAAGCAAGCAGTTAATAGTAGAGCAAGTGATATACATATTGAACCATTTGAAAATAGATTAAGAATAAGATTTAGAATAGATGGTCAACTACAAGAAATTATGACCCCATCGATATCTACCCATTCTGCTATAGTAACAAGAATAAAAATTATGGGGAAAATGAATATTGCTGAAAAAAGAATACCACAGGATGGTAGGGTAGAAATTAACATTGATGGAAGAGAGATAGATTTAAGAATTTCAACAATGCCTACAGTTTATGGAGAAAAAGTAGTTATAAGGCTTTTAGATAGAGGAAGCTTTCTACTAAGTAAAGAACAATTAGGATTTATTAAAGATAATTTATTACGCTTTAATAAAATAATCAAAAATCCAAATGGTATTATTTTAATTACTGGACCTACAGGAAGTGGTAAGACAACAACATTATATGCTTTATTAAGAGAACTGAATTCGATGGATAAAAATATTATTACTTTAGAAGATCCTGTTGAATATAAGCTTGATGGTATAAATCAAGTCCAAATTAATAATAAAGCAGGACTTACATTTGCAACTGGATTACGCTCAATATTAAGGCAAGATCCAGATATTATTATGGTTGGAGAAATTAGAGATGAAGAGACAGCAAGGTTAGCAGTAAGAGCTGCAATAACAGGACATTTAGTAATAAGTACAATGCATACTAATGATGCTTCATCTACTGTAGCAAGGCTAAT includes:
- a CDS encoding O-methyltransferase, which produces MCSINMDYIQKYIRSVIPRSSEILKTIEDYAKNYNVPIIHPEVAQFIRVIIQIKNPKKILEIGTAIGYSAIVMAEASKRDCEIITIERREDMVKLAKENFEKVDLNNRIRILHGEAQEILPNIKEKFDLIFLDAAKGKYMEFLPYCIENLNCGGVIISDNVLFKGMVANDELVIRRKKTIVRRMREYLKYICNTPILETSIIPIGDGIALTIKKDRR
- a CDS encoding U32 family peptidase; protein product: MKKPELLAPAGDLEKLKMAITYGADAVYLGGERFGLRAGARNFNIEQLKQGLEFAHKKGKKVYVTLNIIPHNEDFKGLREYIKDLYNLEVDAVIVSDPGVFSIVKDVAPDFEIHLSTQANTTNYHTANYWYKQGIKRIVVARELSLEEIKEIIDKTPDDLEIEAFIHGAMCISYSGRCLLSNYMIFRDANRGACAHPCRWKYYIMEEKRPGEYFPVFEDERGTYIFNSKDLCMLKHIPELINAGINSFKIEGRMKSAYYVATIVRSYRMVIDKYLADPANYVYNDKWLDEIKKASHRDFTTGFYFGKPTGEEQVYGSSSYIRTYDFTGLILEYDEDLGIATVEQRNRMFVGDEIEVFGPNKEHFTQTIEKMWDENGEQIEVAPHPQQIVKIKMKQPVEPWDIIRKSRKE
- the udk gene encoding uridine kinase, with product MINLKRPILIGITGGTGSGKSTVAQEIFSSLPEKNIVIIEQDSYYKDQSHLTFEERIKTNYDHPLAFDNDLLIEHLNDLLKGKAIEKPIYDFEEHNRKKETVRVEPKDIIILEGILILDDERIRNLLDIKIFVDTDADIRIIRRITRDIKERGRTLESVIEQYLTTVRPAHMQFIEPSKKYADIIIPEGGYNKVAIDLMVTKIKSIIAQKQEF
- a CDS encoding penicillin-binding protein 2; its protein translation is MKYKRNLILFYCTVLFIFGLIIVRLFYIQIIKGEEYKQAAIRQRTMEVQIKPARGMIFDRNLIPLTNKDKIRTMFIFKNIFSEKELSKIIETLVDRNFIKKNIMFNKDNVIEVPLYSEIEELKELKGIYIEDKIKRYDKSNILSHVIGYINKSENKGESGIERAFDNILKLNNSYGKVALIVDGKKKVIPGIGMMNIKKKKGQEATGVKLTIDYNIQKVVEKVMDSENKNGAVIVADVKSGDILAMVSRPNFNQENVAMYFNSRNMELYNKAIQVSYPPGSLFKIIVLAAALQSGKIDLDKKYICKGYEEVGNIKIACHSYKDGGHGELNLEEAFYKSCNSVFIQIGKIVGSKKIIQTAKKFGFGDIVDIGLLEEIKGNLPEGDDILGPAIGNISIGQGSIEVTPLQITNMIITIANNGIMKDMSIVDSIVNENGNIIKKIKRNKSKRVLEPYYAKLIQGYMEKVVTMGTAKNISMDEIGGAAGKTGSAQAVYNKRETIHAWFAGYFPKKKPKYAITVLIENGISGGKTAAPIFEKIAKEIQKIE
- the sigK gene encoding RNA polymerase sporulation sigma factor SigK, which codes for MFTTLLAVLGVLLKPIALYAGYITNTNSFPNPLSPEEEDKYLRLYEQGDENAKNILIERNLRLVAHIVKKYHNTGKEIDDLISIGTIGLIKAITTFDRKKGTRLATYAAKCIDNEILMCIRSSKKIKSEISLQDPIGMDKEGNEISLIDILGTDPDEVVDKVDLKMQVNKLYKKMDKILKTRERKIIELRYGLINGCCKTQREIAKMLGISRSYVSRIEKRAIKKLSRAFNYNE
- a CDS encoding SDR family oxidoreductase, producing MKYIYGKVALVVGASSGMGKACAEYLKNHGYIVYGTSRKATFPDLLSEKREGTIQMIPLDVTQEKSIIKAIDYILKNEGQINILLNCAGYALGGAVEDISNDEAHEIFDTNFFGMMSVIRHVLPIMRKQNKGLIVNISSVAGFIALPFQSMYSATKYAVEAMTECLRMEVKPFGIKVSMIDPGDIRTNFTSSRKTAKAALINPAYKERHKKAVETMIKDELNGPGPEIVVNAFAKILNSKNPPIRVVVGIKYKCVALLKRILPAKVVEYVLEKIY
- a CDS encoding aminotransferase class I/II-fold pyridoxal phosphate-dependent enzyme, whose amino-acid sequence is MSVVEEKISKKLDSSYLSLADFYDIPDKDIMGRAKEFKLFQEDMYSKRHLNYRRISLTGSGPVMKIIDAYTGKEREMIYLASNDYLNLTKHPKVIKAGKEALLKYGAGAGSVPLLGGTLDLHIELEKKVAKFKGCEAAILYTSGFGSNSGTLLSLLGEKDIAILDLYVHASIIDGCKNTNMKFFKHNDMNSLEKVLKRVKDKYRTKLVVVDGVYSMDGDIAHLDQIVEIAHAYGAYVMVDEAHATGVIGENGRGTPEYFHIEGKVDIVAGTFSKALGGVGGFIASNSELIELLHYYSRTYMFSTAPTPQVTGSLIAALDVIENEPSLREHLWKNIKHMRKGLLDLGFDIGNAETAIFPIIIGDDYKVKEMCRICHEAGIYVNPVLYPAVPKRLSRLRISIMAQHTKEQLDYTLDVLETAGKKLGII
- a CDS encoding YqeG family HAD IIIA-type phosphatase — encoded protein: MIVFFKNRSEYVILDLMGRGDLMSKLLPDLYVDTIFDIDLISLKSKGIDSIIVDIDNTLVSWESEYASKEVVDWFKRIKELGFKCCIVSNNTKDRVVKFNKSIEVYAIHRAVKPRKKPFQKAIKLMNTTPGKTVVIGDQIFTDILGGNRLGAFTILVVPISKKEFLWTRIIRKLERRILRKIEKVS
- the aroE gene encoding shikimate dehydrogenase translates to MKVNSLTKLYCLIGNPIVKSLSPTIHNYIFDKEKENAVYMAFNIEKKDFENVINSFKAINVKGFNVTIPYKIDIINFLDELSYESELIGAVNTVKIDNGKLIGYNTDGLGFLKTFEERNISLKGKNILILGAGGAAQSIALTVANEGANSLTILNRTVSKSEILVRKIKDKFPEIESSYGSLNETYIDFKNIDILINCTSIGMYPEIDKVPIEINKFNKNVIVYDIIYKPLETELIKSAKKEGMIAIGGLDMLLYQALLSDEIWLNRKLDIEKIKDTLKRRILLENVEVI
- a CDS encoding GspE/PulE family protein, which encodes MSRSKIRLGELLISAKKITEEQLKSALEEQKKTGKKLGELLVEKGYIKEEEIIEVLEYQLGIPHMDLDKYFIDPEIPKIIPEKLARRHTLIPIRKEGNKLIVAMADPLNIFAIDDIKIATGLDIEPVISTRKNILNAIEQYYGKEIAEKAVEDFKKQYNVDDINGIDEEIITQINNAPVVRLINSIIKQAVNSRASDIHIEPFENRLRIRFRIDGQLQEIMTPSISTHSAIVTRIKIMGKMNIAEKRIPQDGRVEINIDGREIDLRISTMPTVYGEKVVIRLLDRGSFLLSKEQLGFIKDNLLRFNKIIKNPNGIILITGPTGSGKTTTLYALLRELNSMDKNIITLEDPVEYKLDGINQVQINNKAGLTFATGLRSILRQDPDIIMVGEIRDEETARLAVRAAITGHLVISTMHTNDASSTVARLIDMGIESYLISSSLVGVISQRLVRKICDNCKISYIPDKIEIKSLNIDENTKLFRGKGCSQCYNTGYKGRTAIHEIMIIDKEMRKLIDENASNDILKLNSSKNGMITLRENCRSLVIEGITTFEELMRVTYTIE